In the genome of Aspergillus luchuensis IFO 4308 DNA, chromosome 2, nearly complete sequence, one region contains:
- a CDS encoding uncharacterized protein (COG:S;~EggNog:ENOG410PTGR;~InterPro:IPR011257;~go_function: GO:0003824 - catalytic activity [Evidence IEA];~go_process: GO:0006281 - DNA repair [Evidence IEA]): MKYKSPQVESETDAADAPKRKLDQRDPGVDTGEGSLEVEKEQPPTKASKSAANTAEENDLIQEDSGYKDEDFEEEDEEDNEEFDEEEEYNEADDENVDLVQEQGGEEEQDGYAEGEEENEEAAESASNKPKLQKVVKEFGRPPLYGTEIAEKGLESSPDTLLAMVMDAMLKSRPISHDLTQRAVNKLIEVGYHDIRKLGESSWEERTMVLKDGGYNRYREQGATNLGDLAEFVNEKYDGDLNNLLKKAHNDRDETRKLIKEIKGLGDLGVDLFFNNAQAVWPSLAPFIDGRSLETADNVGLGTDLDAIYADLGRDSMNMSRLANGLSAVRLEKRQGDLMAI; the protein is encoded by the exons ATGAAGTACAAATCGCCCCAGGTAGAAAGCGAAACCGACGCAGCTGATGCCCCCAAGCGCAAGCTCGATCAGCGAGACCCTGGTGTCGACACCGGTGAAGGAAGTCTCGAGGTAGAGAAAGAGCAGCCGCCTACCAAAGCGTCCAAGTCAGCTGCAAACACTGCCGAAGAAAATGACTTGATCCAGGAGGACTCCGGGTATAAGGACGAAGacttcgaggaggaggacgaggaagacaatGAAGAAttcgatgaagaggaagaatacaATGAGGCAGATGACGAGAACGTCGACCTCGTGCAAGAAcaaggtggtgaagaggaacaaGATGGGTACgcagaaggcgaggaagagaacgaagaagcagcagaaagtGCATCGAACAAGCCCAAACTGCAAAAGGTTGTCAAGGAATTCGGTCGCCCGCCCTTGTATGGCACCGAAATCGCAGAGAAAGGTCTGGAGAGCTCTCCGGACACTCTACTGGCTATGGTTATGGACGCGATGCTGAAGTCGCGCCCCATCTCGCATGACCTGACACAGCGTGCAGTCAATAAGCTTATCGAGGTCGGGTATCATGATATACGGAAATTAGGGGAGAGCAGCTGGGAGGAGAGAACAATGGTTCTCAAGGACGGGGGATATAATCGCTACCGGGAGCAAGGTGCAACGAATCTAGGCGATTTGGCAGAATTCGTCAATGAGAAGTACG ATGGTGATCTTAACAATCTCCTGAAGAAAGCCCATAACGACCGAGACGAAACGAGAAAGTTGATCAAGGAGATCAAAGGACTAGGCGACCTGGGCGTAGACCTCTTTTTCAACAATGCCCAGGCTGTGTGGCCTTCCCTTGCACCTTTCATTGATGGGCGCAGTCTGGAAACTGCTGATAATGTCGGTCTTGGTACGGATTTGGACGCTATCTACGCCGATTTAGGACGCGACTCCATGAATATGAGTCGACTAGCCAATGGATTGTCGGCTGTAAGACTGGAGAAGAGGCAAGGTGATCTCATGGCGATCTAA